In Arachis hypogaea cultivar Tifrunner chromosome 17, arahy.Tifrunner.gnm2.J5K5, whole genome shotgun sequence, a single window of DNA contains:
- the LOC112766928 gene encoding uncharacterized protein: MGSEGDEKRIIKKPRFLCLHGFRTSAEILKKQVHKWPQSVINELDLVFLDAPFPCQGKSDVEGIFDPPYYEWFQFNKEFTEYTNFDECLQYIEDYMIKHGPFDGLLGFSQGAILSAALPNLQDKGVALTKVPKVKFLIIIGGAKFRSPWVAEKAYSSPIRCPSLHFLGETDFLRQYGSELIESCVEPVVIHHPKGHTIPRLDDESLKTMMSFIEKIKKDI; the protein is encoded by the exons ATGGGAAGCGAAGGGGATGAGAAGAGAATTATAAAGAAACCAAGGTTCCTATGCCTTCATGGATTCCGAACAAGTGCTGAAATCCTTAAGAAACAGGTTCATAAATGGCCCCAATCGGTGATTAACGAACTCGATCTCGTTTTCTTGGACGCTCCTTTTCCCTGCCAAGGCAAATCCGATGTTGAAGGAATCTTTGATCCTCCCTATTACGAGTGGTTCCAGTTCAACAAG GAATTCACAGAGTACACCAACTTTGATGAGTGCTTGCAATATATCGAGGATTACATGATCAAGCACGGTCCTTTTGATGGTCTTCTAGGTTTCTCACAG GGGGCAATATTATCAGCGGCACTGCCAAATCTTCAGGACAAG GGTGTGGCACTGACGAAGGTTCCCAAAGtgaaatttctaataataattgGAGGAGCTAAGTTTAGATCACCATGGGTGGCTGAGAAGGCATATTCCTCTCCCATTCGCTGCCCCTCCCTTCACTTTCTTG GGGAGACAGATTTTTTGAGGCAATATGGGAGTGAACTAATAGAATCTTGTGTTGAGCCTGTGGTTATTCACCATCCAAAAGGACATACAATACCTAGATTAG ATGATGAGAGTTTGAAGACCATGATGAGTttcattgaaaaaattaaaaaagatatatgA